From Dehalococcoidales bacterium, a single genomic window includes:
- a CDS encoding LOG family protein, producing the protein MNETRPNIAADLLKEADEILTAGGKDLRSILHREIVTKALKCRRNDLDILDLKIYNRVAAEFYYAAQVFKPYRNVRKVSIFGSSRVQAGTPYYEMAKNLGRLMKEQGYMVITGAAEGIMRAGIEGSGPENSFGVNILLPGENKPADIIRGDPKLMQFKYFFTRKLFFVMEADAFALFPGGFGTHDEGFEILTLLQTGKAPPMPVVLMELPGDDYWQTWDEFVRKQLLAKDFIRPEDLSFYRIARSPEEGAALIKDYYSTYHSSRQVQDKLVIRLEKELPEDAISQLNASFRYIIKSGGIARTSPLTSEEDEPGLLIKPRITFTYDKKNAGRLNQMILMINRLGHSA; encoded by the coding sequence ATGAATGAAACACGACCGAACATCGCCGCCGATCTTTTAAAAGAAGCCGATGAAATTTTGACCGCCGGGGGCAAAGACCTGCGTTCCATATTGCACCGGGAAATTGTCACTAAAGCTCTAAAGTGCCGGCGTAACGACCTGGATATCCTCGACCTTAAGATATATAACCGGGTAGCCGCCGAGTTCTACTATGCCGCCCAGGTATTCAAGCCCTACCGGAACGTGCGCAAGGTATCTATCTTCGGGTCCAGTCGTGTGCAGGCCGGCACCCCGTACTATGAAATGGCTAAAAATCTCGGGCGTTTGATGAAAGAGCAGGGCTACATGGTGATAACCGGCGCGGCGGAGGGCATCATGCGGGCGGGTATTGAAGGCAGCGGCCCGGAAAACAGCTTCGGTGTGAATATCCTGCTGCCCGGTGAGAATAAGCCGGCTGATATCATCCGGGGCGACCCCAAATTGATGCAGTTCAAATATTTCTTTACCCGTAAGCTATTCTTCGTCATGGAGGCGGACGCCTTCGCGCTTTTCCCCGGAGGATTCGGCACCCACGATGAAGGCTTTGAGATTCTGACCTTGCTCCAGACCGGTAAAGCCCCGCCTATGCCGGTAGTACTGATGGAATTGCCCGGCGATGATTACTGGCAGACCTGGGACGAGTTCGTCCGGAAGCAATTACTGGCTAAAGATTTCATCCGTCCGGAAGACCTGTCCTTCTACCGGATAGCCCGCTCCCCGGAAGAGGGCGCGGCGCTGATAAAAGACTACTACAGCACCTATCACTCATCGCGGCAGGTGCAGGACAAACTGGTCATCAGGCTGGAAAAAGAGTTGCCGGAAGACGCTATCAGCCAGCTGAATGCTTCCTTCCGGTACATTATAAAAAGCGGGGGGATTGCCAGAACATCACCCCTTACCAGTGAAGAAGACGAGCCTGGCCTGCTGATTAAACCGAGGATTACCTTCACTTACGATAAAAAGAATGCCGGGCGTCTGAACCAGATGATTCTCATGATAAACCGGCTGGGACATTCTGCCTGA
- a CDS encoding IS630 family transposase has protein sequence MWKKADALIMTEKDQRTIEAWLRAKKTPQRILLRSRICLLAAEDVSHNAIAKRLNTSRTTVVLWTKRFQEQGLSGLSEDASHGLSPRRLEAEKVKSIVEATLQTKPKDSTHWSTRTMAKAQGVSHTTVQRIWDAHGLQPHRVKTFKLSKDKRFEEKLTDVVGVYLNPPDKAVVLCVDEKTQVQALDRTQPGLPMKKGRCGTMTHDYKRNGTTCLFTAMNVLEGKVLGSCYPRHRHIEFLKFLRTINREVSGELDIHMILDNYGTHGHPNVKTWLEKHPRFKLHFTPTSSSWLNLIERWFGEITRKRIRRGIFRSVPELIAAIEEYIRYNNEDPKPFVWTKRAENIIEKVAHCKAIIETLH, from the coding sequence ATGTGGAAAAAAGCTGATGCATTGATTATGACGGAAAAAGACCAAAGAACTATTGAAGCTTGGCTTCGGGCAAAGAAAACACCACAAAGAATTTTATTACGTTCTAGGATTTGCTTGCTGGCGGCAGAGGATGTATCTCATAATGCGATTGCTAAAAGATTAAACACCTCTCGGACAACGGTTGTTTTATGGACCAAACGTTTCCAGGAACAGGGACTTTCCGGGTTATCTGAAGATGCCTCTCATGGCCTCAGTCCGCGACGACTTGAGGCGGAAAAAGTGAAGTCCATAGTAGAAGCTACCCTGCAAACCAAACCTAAAGACTCGACTCACTGGTCAACCCGCACGATGGCCAAAGCCCAGGGTGTTAGTCATACTACGGTACAGAGGATATGGGATGCACATGGCTTACAACCTCACCGCGTCAAGACCTTCAAGTTGTCCAAAGACAAGCGGTTCGAGGAGAAACTGACTGACGTTGTGGGTGTGTATTTGAATCCGCCCGATAAGGCTGTAGTATTGTGTGTAGATGAAAAGACTCAGGTACAAGCTTTAGACAGGACACAACCTGGACTCCCTATGAAGAAAGGCCGCTGTGGAACCATGACGCATGATTATAAACGTAATGGAACTACCTGTCTTTTTACAGCTATGAATGTCCTGGAAGGAAAAGTTTTAGGTTCTTGTTATCCGCGACATAGACATATCGAATTCCTGAAATTTCTCCGCACTATTAATCGGGAAGTATCCGGGGAGTTGGATATTCATATGATTCTGGATAATTACGGAACACACGGGCATCCGAATGTAAAAACATGGCTGGAAAAACATCCCCGTTTCAAATTGCACTTTACACCCACAAGTTCATCCTGGCTAAACTTAATAGAGCGATGGTTCGGGGAAATCACTCGAAAGAGGATTCGTCGGGGTATCTTTCGTAGTGTCCCAGAATTGATAGCAGCTATAGAAGAATATATACGTTATAACAATGAGGATCCGAAACCTTTTGTCTGGACGAAGCGGGCTGAAAACATTATTGAGAAAGTTGCTCATTGTAAAGCGATTATAGAAACACTACACTAG
- the greA gene encoding transcription elongation factor GreA produces MADSTEQIPSLGEAVTLYLGKLSSANRDISQPEVYKFARWYGWQSSFAKLAGPAVASYAGQLDVSDLDYGKKFEVLRAFLTYAKKAGWSRTNLATHMKTKKGKTAPSTTTAGRTQPDTVSLTQQRYDEMKTELETLKKRSRELMGEIQRAAADKDFRENAPLHAAREERGHVEGRLKELEQTIKAAQIIEEKKVPTKKSSIGDTMVIYELASGEECRYMIVDPREVNIAKGKISIASPLGKALLGRCDGETVEITAPAGKLRYQIKNIER; encoded by the coding sequence ATGGCAGACAGCACGGAACAAATCCCCAGCCTGGGCGAGGCGGTAACGCTTTACCTGGGCAAACTATCGTCCGCAAATAGGGACATCAGCCAGCCGGAGGTGTATAAATTCGCCCGGTGGTACGGGTGGCAAAGCTCTTTCGCCAAACTGGCAGGACCGGCCGTAGCCAGCTATGCCGGGCAGCTGGATGTGTCCGACCTTGACTACGGAAAAAAGTTTGAGGTACTGCGCGCTTTCCTCACCTACGCCAAGAAAGCGGGCTGGAGCCGTACCAACCTCGCCACCCATATGAAAACCAAAAAGGGCAAAACCGCACCGTCCACCACCACCGCCGGGAGAACCCAGCCGGATACCGTCTCCCTCACCCAGCAGCGCTACGATGAAATGAAAACAGAACTGGAAACGCTGAAAAAGAGGAGCCGGGAACTTATGGGGGAAATACAGCGCGCCGCCGCGGACAAAGACTTCCGGGAGAACGCGCCGCTGCACGCCGCCAGGGAGGAGCGGGGGCACGTGGAGGGGAGGCTCAAAGAGCTGGAGCAGACGATAAAAGCGGCACAGATAATCGAAGAAAAGAAAGTGCCGACCAAGAAATCAAGCATCGGCGATACCATGGTCATCTATGAACTGGCCTCAGGCGAGGAATGCCGTTACATGATCGTGGACCCGCGGGAAGTAAACATCGCCAAGGGCAAGATATCCATCGCCTCACCGCTGGGCAAGGCGCTGCTGGGGCGGTGCGACGGGGAGACAGTGGAGATTACGGCGCCGGCCGGCAAGCTGCGCTACCAGATAAAAAACATCGAGCGCTAG
- a CDS encoding NAD(P)/FAD-dependent oxidoreductase has product MHDAIIIGGGPAGSEVARRLAENGYKVLVLEKKPRPGEKSCCTGLVGMECVATFNIDDRVILRRLNSATLFSPSGGSLRVYRPEMQAVVLDRSAFDISMAEQARRAGAEYQFMTRVTGINVTGGHAAVTVSYNNKASTIQGRAAVLAAGFTPGLSERVGLGVSKDYVIGVQVETETPGLEETEVWFGDMAPGFFGWLVPTTPGRGKVGLLARREAGRKLKKWLERLAEQGKVTSADVKLHYGAIPLKPPARTYGERIVAVGDAAGQVKPTSGGGIFYGLLGAEIAAATLNRALADDDLSRQRLAQYERAWRRKLGKEIRTGYWARQIFEKMSDKQINLMFKIIKAGGIDKALLAAPEVSFDWHGRTITSLLKYQLITKNLGIVRMPFKPKNIDPRR; this is encoded by the coding sequence ATGCACGATGCGATAATTATCGGCGGCGGACCAGCCGGGAGCGAGGTTGCCCGCCGCCTGGCGGAAAACGGTTACAAGGTACTGGTGCTGGAAAAGAAGCCCCGTCCGGGGGAGAAGTCCTGCTGTACGGGGCTGGTCGGCATGGAGTGCGTGGCTACCTTTAATATAGATGACAGGGTTATCCTCCGCCGTCTCAACAGCGCCACCCTTTTTTCACCTTCCGGCGGCAGCCTGCGCGTGTACCGGCCAGAAATGCAGGCCGTGGTGCTGGACCGGTCGGCTTTTGACATTTCCATGGCGGAACAGGCCCGGCGCGCCGGAGCGGAATACCAGTTTATGACCCGGGTAACCGGTATAAATGTTACAGGCGGGCATGCCGCCGTTACCGTCTCTTATAACAACAAAGCATCGACAATACAGGGGAGGGCGGCCGTACTGGCCGCCGGCTTTACGCCCGGCTTGAGCGAGCGGGTGGGGCTGGGAGTATCTAAAGACTACGTTATCGGCGTGCAGGTGGAAACGGAGACTCCGGGACTGGAAGAGACAGAGGTCTGGTTCGGGGACATGGCGCCGGGGTTCTTCGGCTGGCTGGTGCCTACTACGCCGGGCCGGGGTAAAGTGGGGCTTTTAGCACGGCGGGAAGCGGGGCGAAAACTGAAAAAGTGGCTGGAACGCCTGGCGGAGCAGGGTAAAGTAACTTCCGCCGACGTTAAATTACACTACGGGGCGATCCCGCTTAAGCCGCCGGCGCGCACTTACGGTGAAAGAATAGTGGCGGTGGGCGATGCCGCCGGACAGGTAAAGCCGACCAGCGGCGGCGGCATTTTTTACGGGCTGCTGGGGGCGGAGATAGCAGCGGCCACCCTTAACCGGGCGCTGGCGGATGACGACCTTTCCCGCCAGCGGCTGGCACAGTATGAACGCGCCTGGCGCCGGAAGCTGGGCAAAGAGATAAGGACGGGCTACTGGGCGCGGCAAATCTTTGAGAAAATGAGCGATAAACAAATCAATCTCATGTTCAAGATAATCAAGGCCGGCGGCATAGATAAAGCCCTGCTGGCTGCCCCGGAGGTAAGCTTCGACTGGCATGGGCGCACCATCACCAGCCTGTTAAAATACCAGCTGATAACCAAAAACCTGGGAATAGTCCGGATGCCCTTCAAACCCAAAAACATTGACCCGCGGCGTTAA
- a CDS encoding DUF1616 domain-containing protein: MDLSPVYAMTFSEPLQILRAVGGGILVFFVPGFAWTLVIFKKIHLLERIALSIGFSIALITLSLVVLNIIFDLDINLTNSLITIAVLTVIPGGIYLFQRYRRRGPKIPGGE; encoded by the coding sequence ATGGATTTGAGCCCGGTATACGCCATGACGTTTTCCGAGCCGCTGCAAATCCTGCGGGCGGTGGGCGGGGGGATACTGGTATTTTTCGTGCCGGGATTTGCCTGGACGCTGGTTATCTTTAAAAAAATACACCTCCTGGAGAGGATTGCCCTGTCTATCGGCTTTTCCATCGCCCTGATTACTTTATCCCTGGTAGTCCTGAACATTATTTTCGACCTGGATATCAACCTGACCAACTCTTTGATTACCATCGCCGTGCTGACGGTCATCCCCGGGGGAATTTACCTTTTCCAGAGATACCGGCGGCGCGGCCCAAAGATACCCGGCGGAGAGTAA
- a CDS encoding PAS domain S-box protein, with product MDESEQKYRHLFENASDAIWVQDVNGLFMDGNQAWHKLTGYSVEEVKGVHLAKFLSNESLALAREVRNRLARGEELNQPYEQQFYIKDGSIKTVKMSTNAIISNGKITGFEHVARDVTQEKQAQENVRAYLQQITRAQEEERKRISRDLHDDVSPDLIILIQKLDKLSAAQRLSLVKVKENLKDIRNQAEKALEGLRATAQGLRPRVIDDLGLVAALEWIAEELERDQHIRTRVETRNMERTLPPETQILLFRIAQEALNNIRKHAGADNVNIKVDGGLKNIKMTVSDNGQGFEMPGKIEGMVSEGRLGLMGMHERARLLNGNLQIKSTPGKGTVVTVTLPWPVAG from the coding sequence ATGGATGAATCCGAACAGAAATACCGCCATTTGTTTGAGAACGCCTCGGACGCTATCTGGGTTCAGGACGTTAACGGGCTTTTCATGGACGGCAACCAGGCGTGGCACAAACTGACCGGCTATAGCGTGGAGGAGGTCAAGGGCGTCCACCTGGCTAAATTCCTCAGCAACGAGTCGCTGGCGCTGGCCCGGGAAGTGCGCAACAGGCTGGCCCGGGGCGAGGAGCTCAACCAGCCTTACGAGCAGCAGTTCTACATCAAGGACGGCTCTATCAAAACGGTCAAAATGTCCACCAACGCCATCATATCCAATGGCAAGATAACCGGTTTTGAGCACGTTGCCCGGGACGTGACCCAGGAAAAACAGGCTCAGGAAAATGTGCGTGCCTATCTCCAGCAAATTACCCGCGCCCAGGAGGAAGAGCGCAAGCGCATCTCCAGAGACCTCCACGATGACGTCTCCCCGGACCTGATTATCCTCATTCAAAAGCTGGACAAGCTGTCCGCGGCGCAGCGCTTGAGCCTGGTTAAGGTCAAAGAAAACCTGAAAGATATCCGCAACCAGGCGGAAAAAGCGCTGGAAGGACTGCGCGCCACGGCCCAGGGTCTGCGCCCCCGCGTTATCGATGACCTGGGACTGGTGGCCGCTCTCGAGTGGATTGCCGAGGAACTGGAGAGAGACCAGCACATCCGCACCAGGGTGGAAACCAGGAATATGGAGCGGACGCTGCCGCCGGAAACGCAGATATTGCTTTTCCGCATCGCCCAGGAAGCCCTGAACAACATCCGCAAGCACGCCGGGGCGGACAACGTGAACATTAAGGTGGACGGCGGGTTAAAGAACATCAAGATGACGGTTAGCGATAACGGGCAGGGCTTTGAGATGCCCGGTAAAATAGAGGGCATGGTCAGCGAGGGCCGGCTGGGGCTGATGGGCATGCATGAGCGGGCCAGGCTGCTGAACGGCAACTTGCAGATAAAGTCCACTCCAGGCAAAGGGACGGTGGTTACCGTAACCTTACCCTGGCCGGTCGCCGGATAG
- a CDS encoding response regulator transcription factor → MKTRILIADDHAMLREGMRNLLEQEKDFELVGEATDGEEAVRLAKELKPDIVIMDIVMPRLNGVEATKQIKQVSPSTALLILTAYSDIRYIIGLLEAGSCGYLLKNSPGKDVVKAIRAVRSGESVLDPEVTRKLVQRLANLSKNQDERDTGGQLTSREMEILKWASRGLSNKEMSEKLFISLRTVKAHMTNIFNKLGCSSRTDAIIKGLKQGYIDLDDIQ, encoded by the coding sequence ATGAAAACGAGGATATTAATCGCTGATGACCATGCTATGTTAAGAGAGGGCATGCGCAATCTCCTGGAGCAGGAAAAAGACTTTGAACTGGTGGGAGAAGCTACCGACGGCGAGGAAGCCGTCCGGCTGGCTAAAGAGCTGAAACCGGATATCGTTATCATGGATATCGTGATGCCGCGGCTCAACGGCGTTGAAGCCACCAAGCAAATTAAACAGGTCAGCCCATCCACCGCCCTGCTCATACTCACCGCCTACAGCGATATCCGCTATATCATCGGCCTGCTGGAAGCCGGCTCCTGCGGCTACCTTTTAAAGAACTCCCCCGGCAAGGACGTGGTGAAAGCCATCCGCGCCGTGCGCTCCGGCGAGTCCGTGCTCGACCCCGAGGTGACACGCAAGCTGGTGCAACGGCTGGCCAACCTTTCCAAAAACCAGGACGAGCGCGATACCGGCGGGCAGTTGACCTCGCGGGAGATGGAAATCCTGAAATGGGCTTCACGCGGGCTAAGCAATAAGGAAATGTCTGAAAAACTGTTTATCAGCCTGCGTACCGTCAAAGCCCACATGACCAATATCTTCAATAAGCTCGGCTGCAGTAGCCGCACCGACGCCATCATCAAAGGACTTAAGCAGGGATACATCGACCTTGATGATATACAGTAA